In Qipengyuania psychrotolerans, one DNA window encodes the following:
- a CDS encoding MucR family transcriptional regulator, with the protein MDQFETDMTETLITLTSDIVAAHVSNNSVSVDDVPVLISNVYTALAGLEGAGPQEEVRPDPAVSIRASVKKDHIVCLDCGKKMKMLKRHLSTEHGMTPDDYRQRWDLASDYPMVAPDYADTRRDLAKKIGLGRKPGQKRGRKKAS; encoded by the coding sequence ATGGATCAATTCGAAACCGATATGACCGAAACGCTGATTACCTTGACCTCCGATATTGTGGCGGCGCACGTCAGCAATAACAGCGTATCTGTCGATGACGTACCGGTCCTGATCTCTAATGTTTACACCGCACTTGCGGGCCTTGAAGGCGCCGGTCCTCAAGAAGAAGTACGTCCCGACCCTGCAGTTTCGATACGTGCTTCGGTCAAGAAGGATCACATCGTCTGCCTCGACTGCGGCAAGAAGATGAAGATGCTCAAGCGCCATCTTTCGACCGAACACGGAATGACGCCCGACGATTATCGCCAGCGCTGGGATCTTGCGTCGGATTATCCGATGGTTGCGCCCGATTACGCCGATACCCGCCGCGATCTGGCCAAGAAAATCGGCCTTGGCCGCAAGCCTGGCCAGAAGCGCGGACGCAAGAAAGCGTCTTAA
- a CDS encoding GNAT family N-acetyltransferase — MTNLDKLMVVMEAAFDPHWREAWTRRQVDDSLALSSGFMMLIDEDGREPAPESGAAGFILARKVLDEVELLLIGVLPEMRGRGLGRILLNSFTEYSRSVGAAQVFLEMRANNPAESFYRSAGFAPIGRRNDYYRTLDGTHIDAVTFAKIL; from the coding sequence ATGACGAACCTCGATAAATTGATGGTAGTAATGGAAGCGGCATTCGATCCGCATTGGCGCGAGGCATGGACACGCCGTCAGGTCGACGATTCGCTGGCCTTGTCTTCCGGGTTCATGATGCTGATCGACGAGGATGGGCGCGAACCTGCACCGGAAAGCGGGGCTGCCGGTTTTATCCTTGCCCGAAAAGTCCTCGATGAGGTCGAGTTGCTTTTAATCGGCGTGCTGCCCGAAATGAGGGGCCGCGGACTTGGCCGCATTTTGTTGAACAGCTTCACCGAATACTCTCGCAGCGTCGGTGCGGCGCAGGTTTTCCTTGAGATGCGCGCCAACAATCCGGCGGAAAGTTTTTACCGCAGCGCCGGATTCGCGCCCATTGGAAGGCGCAATGATTACTACCGGACGCTGGACGGCACCCACATCGACGCTGTGACATTCGCCAAGATATTGTAA
- the tsaB gene encoding tRNA (adenosine(37)-N6)-threonylcarbamoyltransferase complex dimerization subunit type 1 TsaB, protein MRLLAIETATEACSVALFEDGRLLGAAHETIGRGHAERLVPMIADLEGKGRADEIRVSLGPGSFTGIRIGLATARALGVAWGAPVRGYPTLALVASMARGQGAQDVTVCMTGGHGEWFVQDFGDDGLPAEELLSLTPSAAAAHGARPIVAGSKAEELADLLDDRPAIFADGLPNASQCLSLPEQLLTDILTPHYGRPPDAKRPAK, encoded by the coding sequence ATGCGTTTGTTAGCTATAGAAACCGCGACCGAGGCCTGTTCTGTCGCGCTGTTCGAAGATGGCCGCCTGCTGGGAGCGGCACATGAAACCATTGGGCGCGGCCATGCCGAACGCCTGGTGCCGATGATCGCCGATCTTGAAGGTAAAGGCCGGGCAGACGAAATACGCGTCTCGCTCGGCCCTGGCAGCTTTACCGGTATCCGCATTGGCCTGGCCACTGCACGTGCATTAGGCGTCGCATGGGGCGCGCCCGTACGCGGCTATCCGACATTGGCCCTCGTGGCCTCGATGGCACGAGGTCAGGGCGCGCAGGATGTCACCGTCTGCATGACCGGTGGGCACGGCGAATGGTTTGTCCAGGACTTCGGTGATGACGGGCTTCCAGCAGAAGAGCTATTGTCCCTGACGCCCTCTGCTGCAGCCGCGCATGGCGCACGCCCGATCGTGGCGGGCAGCAAAGCGGAAGAGCTTGCAGACTTGCTTGATGATCGCCCGGCGATTTTCGCAGACGGACTTCCCAACGCTTCGCAGTGCCTCAGCTTGCCCGAGCAATTGCTCACCGATATCCTCACGCCTCACTATGGACGTCCGCCGGACGCAAAGCGGCCCGCCAAATGA
- a CDS encoding malonic semialdehyde reductase: MTKQFHDHTLSADALDQVFREARSYNGWLEKDVSDEQIHAIYELLKMAPTSANMQPSRIVWVKSQDAKAKLAECASDGNKDKILAAPVTAIIGYDIDFHEELPWLFPHTDAKSWFEGDEEGRKEGAFRNSALQGAYLMIAARAVGLDCGPMSGFDSEAVDKAFFGDNPRHRTNFICSIGYGDVTSIFERSPRPDFEKFNSIV, translated from the coding sequence ATGACCAAGCAGTTTCACGATCACACCCTTTCCGCAGACGCCCTCGATCAGGTATTCCGCGAGGCGCGCAGCTATAATGGCTGGCTGGAAAAGGATGTGTCGGACGAGCAGATTCACGCGATCTACGAACTGCTGAAGATGGCGCCGACGTCTGCGAACATGCAGCCTTCACGCATTGTCTGGGTCAAGTCGCAAGACGCCAAGGCCAAGCTCGCCGAATGCGCGTCCGACGGGAACAAGGACAAGATCCTTGCGGCCCCGGTCACTGCGATCATCGGCTATGATATCGATTTCCACGAAGAATTGCCGTGGCTGTTCCCGCATACCGACGCGAAAAGCTGGTTTGAAGGCGACGAAGAAGGCCGCAAGGAAGGCGCCTTTCGCAACTCCGCACTTCAGGGAGCCTATCTGATGATTGCCGCGCGGGCCGTTGGGCTGGATTGCGGTCCGATGTCGGGTTTCGATTCAGAAGCGGTCGACAAGGCTTTCTTCGGCGACAACCCTCGCCACAGGACGAACTTCATCTGCTCGATCGGATATGGCGACGTGACCAGCATCTTCGAACGCAGTCCGCGTCCCGATTTCGAAAAGTTCAACAGCATCGTCTGA
- a CDS encoding NifU family protein — translation MFIETETTPNPSSLKFLPGRPVMGQGTREFASPEAAEASPLAQAVFDTGEVVNVFFGGDFVTVTAAPGVSWTDLKPQVLSILLDHFVSEAPLFTPGSAGGIAVPPEDEAMLVEERAEDSDIVAQINELLETRVRPAVAGDGGDIQYRGFRDGVVYLQLQGACAGCPSSTATLKHGIEGLLKHYVPEVVEVRAA, via the coding sequence ATGTTCATCGAGACCGAAACAACGCCCAACCCTTCCAGCCTGAAGTTCCTGCCCGGTCGCCCGGTCATGGGACAGGGAACCCGCGAGTTTGCTTCGCCCGAGGCGGCGGAGGCCAGCCCGCTGGCCCAGGCGGTGTTCGACACCGGTGAAGTCGTGAACGTATTCTTTGGCGGTGATTTCGTCACCGTTACGGCGGCCCCCGGCGTGAGCTGGACCGACCTCAAGCCGCAGGTACTTTCTATCCTGCTCGATCACTTCGTATCGGAAGCCCCGCTTTTCACGCCGGGCAGCGCGGGCGGCATCGCCGTCCCCCCCGAAGACGAAGCGATGCTGGTCGAGGAACGCGCGGAAGATTCCGATATCGTCGCACAGATCAACGAACTGCTCGAGACCCGCGTTCGCCCCGCTGTTGCGGGCGACGGCGGCGATATCCAGTACCGCGGCTTTCGTGACGGAGTGGTCTATCTCCAGTTACAAGGCGCCTGCGCCGGCTGCCCGTCGTCCACCGCAACCCTGAAGCACGGAATTGAAGGGTTGCTGAAACATTACGTGCCGGAAGTGGTTGAAGTTCGAGCCGCCTGA